One Streptomyces umbrinus genomic window, GGTGAGCAGGAACGGCTCGATGAAGACCTGCATGGTGGCGATGATCTGCATGAGGAGCATCAGCAGCAGGATGAGCCGGGTCTGCGGGACGGTGACGTGCCAGACCTTGCGGAGCAGTCCCGCGCCGTCGAGTTCGGCGGCCTCGTACAGTTCACCGGGCACGCCCTGGAGGGCCGCGAGGTAGATCAGTGTCGCGCCGCCCATGTTCATCCAGGTCGAGGCGACCACCACGGAGAGCATCGCGGTGTCGGGGTCCTGGAGCCATTGCTGGGCGGGGACGCCGAAGACTCCGAGCATCTCGTTGAACATGCCGTACCCGGGGTCGTACAGGTACTTGAAGAGCAGGACCGACGCGGTCGGCGGGAGCATCACCGGCAGGTAGACCAGCAGCCTCAAGTAGCCCTGGCCGTGCCGGAATTCATTGATGATCAGGGCGGTGACGAACGGTACGACGAAGCCGAGGATCAGCGCCAGCACGGTGAACCACAGGGTGTTGCGCCAGGCCTGGCCGAAGGCCGGGTCGTTCCAGACGGTGACGAAGTTGTCCCAGCCCACCCAGCTGACGTTGCCGTCCTCGGTCTTCTGGAAGGCGAGGAGGAACTCCCTGACGATCGGGTACCAGGAGAAGAAGGCGAAGCAGAGCACCGCGCCGATGAGGAAGCCGTGGGCGGTGATGTTGCGGCGCAGGTTCTTGCCGAACTCGCCGTCCGGGAGGTGCGGGGCACCGGCGCGGGGCCTGCGGGGGCGGCGGTCCTTGACCACCGGGTCCTTGGTGAGGATGGGGGCCGACATGATCGCTCCTTGACGTACTGCGGTGCCGCCGGACGGATCGGGTCCGGGCACATGCCGTGGGAGGTCGGGCGCTCGCCCGCGCCGCCGGTGAACGGCGGCGCGCGGGCGGGCCGGACGGTGGTGACACCGCCCGGCCGCCGCGTGGTCACTGGGTGGCGAGGACCTTGTTGACCTGGGACTCGGCGGTGGACAGGAGCTTGCCGATGTCGGCGTCCTTGTTGGTGAGGATGCCCGACATGACGTTGTCGAGGACCTTGTAGATCTCCTGGGCCTTGGGCGGTTCGGCCTTGCCCGGGACCGGGTTGTCGGTGAATGCCTTGAAGTTCTCCACCGGCATGGTGGCGAACTCCTTGCGGGCGGCGTCGTCCTTGGTCTTGGAGCCGTTCAGCCACAGGTTCGGCTGCGGGAGCCCCACGGGCAGGGCGTCGGCCTTGGACCGCTTCCAGTCGTACTGACCCTTGCCGACCGTGGTGAACTTGAAGTTCAGCCAGGCGATGGAGGCCTTGACCTTGTCGGCGGAAATCCCCTGCTTGATCATGTAGTTGTTGCCGCCGGCGAGGGTGTTCTCACCACCCGGGATGGGTCCCATGCCGAAGTTCTCGTACTTGGCGCCGAGTTGCTGGACCATGTACGTGACGTCGTCGGGCGCGGCGAGGAACATGCCCAGCTTGTCGGTGGCGATCTGCTTCTGCAGGTCGCCCCACTTCAGCAGCTGGGTCTTGCCCATGGAGTCGTCGTCCCAGCGCATGGCGTGGAGGTTCTCGGCGACCTGCTTGCCGGTCGCGTCGTTGAAGGCGGCCTTCTTGCCGCTCGCGTCGACGACGTCGCCCCCGAGGCTGTACATCTGCGCGGTGAAGTGCCAGCCGCCGGTGTTGGCCGCGCTGTACTCGCCGAATCCGGCGACACCGCCGCCGAGGTCCGCGATCTTCTTGGCCGCGGTGCGGACTTCCTCCCAGGTCTCCGGTGGGGTGTCCGGGTCGAGGCCGGCCTCGGTGAAGAGCTTGCGGTTGATGAGCAGGCCCATGCGGTAGTTGCTGGTGGGCAGGCCGTAGAGCTTCCCGTCCTTCTTCAGCGAGCTGAGGACGTCGGGGTCGATGTCCTTGAGCAGCGGGACGCTCTTGTCGTTGACGTACGCGGTGATGTCCTGGGCGCCGTCGTTGTCGAGGACCTGGGGCAGGTCGGTGAAGTACGTGTAGAAGACGTCGGGTTGGGACTTCGCCTTGAGCATCGCGGTGAAGCGCGGCGGTTCCAGACACTGGCCCGGCGTGGAGCGGCCCTTGATGCTGACGTTCGGGTACTTCTTGTTGAACTCCTTGACGTCCTCGTTCCACTGCCTGAGCTCGGCCGCCTTCGCCGCGGGGGGCATGCAGTCGATGGTGATGGACACCTTGGTCTTCGGGTCCAGCGGTGCGGCGGGGTCGGCTTTCGCACTGTTGCCGGAGCCGTTGTCGCCGTCGTCGTCGCTGCTGCTGCTCGTACCGCAGGCGGCGAGTGCGGTCAGCGTGAGCGCGGAGGCGAGGGTGACCGCGCCGGCGCGGCGGGTGCGGCGGAACCGAGCTCTTCTCATGGGTGGTCCCCTTCGGGCATGAACGTGGAAGGCGCCCTCATCGCCGGTGCGATGTGGGGCGCCGCACACTCAACCACCACGAACAACTGACCGCAATATCTCGCGCAGCCTTCGTAAATGTTTGACAGAAGGACGTATACGGTTGATCTCAAGGGGACGGTTGCGCGCAAGCCGAAGCGCGGTGAGGCCGGGTCCGGCCTCACCGCGCTTCGGTCGTACGGACTAGCCCCGAGGAGCCTGTGTCGTCGAGCCGCGGACCACCAGCTCCGGCTCGAACAGGAGCTCACCTGGCTGGACTTCACCACCCTGGATCTGGGTGCAGAGCAGGTCCACGGCGGCCCGCCCCATGGCCTCGATGGGCTGGCGCACGGTGGTCAGCGGGGGTTCGGTGCAGTTCATGAAGGCGGAGTCGTCGAAGCCGACGACGGAGACCTGCTCGGGTACCGCTAGGCCGCGCCGGCGGGCCGCGCGGATGGCGCCGAGGGCGAGCGGGTCGCTGGCGCAGATGATGCCGGTGACACCCCGGGCCAGCAGGCGGGTGGTCGCCGCCTGGCCGCCCTCCAGGGAGAACATCGACCGCTCCACGCACTCGTCGGGCAGGGACTTGCCGGCCGCCTCGGCGCCGGCCCGCGCGGCGGCCAGCTTGCGCCGGGAGGGGATGTGGTCGGCCGGGCCGAGGACCACGCCGATGCGCTCGTGCCCCAGCAGGGTGAGGTGCCGCCACGCCTGTTCGACCGCGACGGCGTCGTCGCAGGAGACACAGGGGAAGTCCAGCTCCTCGACCGGGGCGTTGATCAGCACGACCGGGATGCGCCGTTCGGCGAGCTGCCGGTAGTGGTCGTGCGGGGCGTCGGCCTGGGCGAACAGGCCGCCGGCGAAGACCACTCCGGACACGTGCTGCTGGAGCAGCAGGTCGACGTAGTCCGCCTCGGAGACTCCGCCCTTGGTCTGGGTGCACAGCACCGGGGTGAGTCCCTGCTGGGCGAGCGCACCGCCGATGACCTCGGCGAGCAGGGGGAAGATCGGGTTCTGCAGCTCGGGCAGGACCAGGCCGACCAGACGCGCCCGCTCGCCGCGCAGCTGGGTGGGACGCTCGTAGCCGAGGACGTCCAGCGCGGTGAGCACGGACTGCCTGGTGGTGTCCGAGACTCCGGGCTTGCCGTTGAGGACTCGGCTGACCGTGGCCTCGCTGACACCTACCTTCTTGGCTACCTGAGCAAGTCGTCGCGTCATGAGCGCAAGGCTAGCGCAAGCCGCGCAAACGGCTTGCGCCAGCCTTTGTGCCTCCGTTCAGTCTCCGTGAGGGACCGGTGGACGCCTTTCGGCGAACAGGTCAGGGGTTGATGCTGATCCTGAAGGTGGAGGTGGTGTTGCGGACGTCCACGGCGTTGCCGTTGAAGCGCAGGCCGTTGAAGGTGACCTCACCGACCGCCGGGCCCTGACCCGGTTCCGGCAGCTCGTTGGCCCACAGTCCGAACCCGGACTTCGCGTCGTAGGCGTCCCCGCTCTTGCGGGCGCCCGTCACCGAGATGTCGGTGAGGATCGTGTCCTTGATCGGGTTGATCGGCCGCCCGCCGGCGTCGTACTGGGTCTGGAACATGATCCCGCTGTAGGTCGGGTCCACGATGTCCACGTCGTTGACGCGGATGCCCTGGAACACCTTCGAGGCGGAGAACAGCCAGATTCCGGGGAAGGTCTGACTGCCCCAGAAATGGCCGCCTGAGCGGACCACCGAGACGTTCTCCACGGTCGTCGGCCCGGTGCCGAACCCGTTCATCGGATAGCCGAAGTCCAGCGAGCTGATCGTGATGCCCGAGTAGACCAGGGTGTCGGCGATGTGGATGTTGCGGAAGGTGTTGTCGTAGCCGCCGTAGACGGCGATGCCCGCGGCCCGCCAGGTGAGGATCGAGGTCAGGTTCTCGTAGAGGTTGTCCTTCATGTCGGCGCCGCCCGCGTCGATCGCGGAGAACAGCGCGAAGCTGTCGTCGCCGGAAGCCCGGGACTCGTTGTTGACCACGTGGTTGTCCGTCGAGCCGTTGGTCATGTTGACGGCGTCGGCGAACGTGTCGCGGATGCGCGAGTTGCTGATCGTCACCCGGTCCGTGTTGGCGCCCCAGTAGAGGCAGACCATGTGTTCGGTCCAGGTGTTGTCGATGACGATGTCCGACACGTTCGCGAAGTCGAACACCTTGCCGGGACCGTCGATGCGCGAGGTGTAGTTGCCGAAGTAGGCGAAGTTCCTGAAGGAGGACCCCTTCGCGGAGTTCTCGGCCCGGAAGCCGACGTCGGTGTTGTCCTGGCCCGACGGGGCGTGGAACCGCGTGTACCAGGGCCCGGCGCCGACCACCTGCACGGCCTTGCCGTACACCTGGAACTTGCCGGCCGTCTGGTATTCGCCCGGTGGGAGGTAGACGCCGGTGAGCCTGCCGGTGGTGTCCATGCGGACCCGGTCCAGGGCGTTCTGTACGTCCTGGTGGCCGAGGCCGGTCGGGACGGCGTACGCGGCCGGGTCCGGGTTGGCGACCGGCGCGACCTGTTCCAGGCTGACGAAGTCGATCGCGTACCG contains:
- a CDS encoding carbohydrate ABC transporter permease — encoded protein: MSAPILTKDPVVKDRRPRRPRAGAPHLPDGEFGKNLRRNITAHGFLIGAVLCFAFFSWYPIVREFLLAFQKTEDGNVSWVGWDNFVTVWNDPAFGQAWRNTLWFTVLALILGFVVPFVTALIINEFRHGQGYLRLLVYLPVMLPPTASVLLFKYLYDPGYGMFNEMLGVFGVPAQQWLQDPDTAMLSVVVASTWMNMGGATLIYLAALQGVPGELYEAAELDGAGLLRKVWHVTVPQTRLILLLMLLMQIIATMQVFIEPFLLTGGAGPEGSTTTVVYLIYQYAFNFNNYGAAAALGLLLLVLLAGFSAVYTRLNRAEQD
- a CDS encoding ABC transporter substrate-binding protein, whose amino-acid sequence is MRRARFRRTRRAGAVTLASALTLTALAACGTSSSSDDDGDNGSGNSAKADPAAPLDPKTKVSITIDCMPPAAKAAELRQWNEDVKEFNKKYPNVSIKGRSTPGQCLEPPRFTAMLKAKSQPDVFYTYFTDLPQVLDNDGAQDITAYVNDKSVPLLKDIDPDVLSSLKKDGKLYGLPTSNYRMGLLINRKLFTEAGLDPDTPPETWEEVRTAAKKIADLGGGVAGFGEYSAANTGGWHFTAQMYSLGGDVVDASGKKAAFNDATGKQVAENLHAMRWDDDSMGKTQLLKWGDLQKQIATDKLGMFLAAPDDVTYMVQQLGAKYENFGMGPIPGGENTLAGGNNYMIKQGISADKVKASIAWLNFKFTTVGKGQYDWKRSKADALPVGLPQPNLWLNGSKTKDDAARKEFATMPVENFKAFTDNPVPGKAEPPKAQEIYKVLDNVMSGILTNKDADIGKLLSTAESQVNKVLATQ
- a CDS encoding LacI family DNA-binding transcriptional regulator, with product MTRRLAQVAKKVGVSEATVSRVLNGKPGVSDTTRQSVLTALDVLGYERPTQLRGERARLVGLVLPELQNPIFPLLAEVIGGALAQQGLTPVLCTQTKGGVSEADYVDLLLQQHVSGVVFAGGLFAQADAPHDHYRQLAERRIPVVLINAPVEELDFPCVSCDDAVAVEQAWRHLTLLGHERIGVVLGPADHIPSRRKLAAARAGAEAAGKSLPDECVERSMFSLEGGQAATTRLLARGVTGIICASDPLALGAIRAARRRGLAVPEQVSVVGFDDSAFMNCTEPPLTTVRQPIEAMGRAAVDLLCTQIQGGEVQPGELLFEPELVVRGSTTQAPRG